In a single window of the Elaeis guineensis isolate ETL-2024a chromosome 4, EG11, whole genome shotgun sequence genome:
- the LOC105033133 gene encoding LOW QUALITY PROTEIN: UPF0496 protein 4 (The sequence of the model RefSeq protein was modified relative to this genomic sequence to represent the inferred CDS: inserted 3 bases in 2 codons) — MSLAVNWNAHLSLHAILRCASKHPNKNPSPSRPFEEILIIRLRSLLPIPNLPPSISFPWLSRAVDLLAHTFASAIALFSDPALSXADHAALASHLDASVALLDACNAASAEIERHRCGLLRLRFSLHLLAGDGRRLPPSPDRVRRARKAIAEWETLPRREIRGHAGDLIRRLEPGEPPRGKISAVRRALYAVEGVAGLVMASVVAVLGGGEEGALAGVRVSGEFPWGEAFDDVRAAVSGRLGEGFSSEVEAVEAAVRAVVGVIDGEDNEEKPARLASAVVELEKATEELAEGLDRLADAVNGLFRAAMSSRDAALHGMWXLVPRSVNR, encoded by the exons ATGTCTTTAGCGGTGAACTGGAATGCCCATCTCAGTCTCCATGCTATTCTCCGGTGTGCCTCCAAACACCCGAATAAAAACCCTTCGCCTTCGCGCCCATTCGAAGAAATCCTGATCATCCGCCTCCGATCTCTCCTCCCGATCCCCAATCTTCCGCCGTCCATTTCCTTTCCCTGGCTCTCCCGTGCCGTCGATCTCCTCGCCCACACCTTCGCCAGCGCCATCGCCCTCTTCTCCGACCCCGCCCTCT GCGCCGACCACGCCGCCCTCGCCTCCCACCTAGACGCCAGCGTCGCCCTCCTCGACGCCTGCAACGCCGCCTCCGCGGAGATCGAGCGCCACCGCTGCGGCCTCCTCCGCCTCCGGTTCTCCCTCCACCTCCTCGCTGGCGACGGCCGCCGCCTGCCACCTTCGCCCGACCGCGTCCGTCGCGCCCGCAAGGCGATCGCGGAGTGGGAGACGCTCCCGAGGCGCGAGATTCGAGGACACGCCGGTGATCTGATCCGGCGGCTGGAGCCAGGGGAGCCGCCGCGCGGCAAGATCTCCGCCGTCCGGAGGGCGTTGTACGCCGTGGAAGGGGTGGCGGGCCTGGTGATGGCTTCCGTCGTGGCGGTGCTTGGCGGCGGGGAGGAGGGGGCTCTGGCCGGAGTTAGAGTTTCCGGCGAGTTTCCATGGGGGGAGGCGTTCGACGATGTGAGGGCGGCGGTTTCCGGCCGGCTCGGGGAGGGGTTCTCCAGTGAGGTGGAggcggtggaggcggcggtgaggGCGGTGGTGGGAGTCATCGACGGGGAAGATAACGAAGAGAAGCCCGCGAGATTAGCGAGCGCGGTCGTTGAGCTGGAGAAAGCGACGGAGGAGTTAGCGGAGGGGCTGGATCGGTTGGCGGACGCAGTCAATGGGTTGTTCCGTGCGGCGATGAGCTCGAGGGATGCCGCGTTGCACGGTATGTG ATTGGTCCCAAGAAGTGTAAATAGGTGA